The Phaeobacter sp. G2 genome has a segment encoding these proteins:
- the repC gene encoding plasmid replication protein RepC, producing the protein MKHTGWRKPTPGLGIAEQLAQAGEQLAVPKTRAFVAVKRVGAYIGLKAGDMMLLDTLGAFTQAQDWEEGQRPIVWASNAYLMEQTGFSLSALKRHARRLAEIGVISFQDSPNGKRWGRRDADGRIIEAYGFDLSPLSARVEEFEELHADLQAERELCQRLKRQITVARRMIRARIEAAVSNALRGPWAQFTGLFEELLDRLPRRHEASEQLVRLLTWFKELQERVEAAYLKATEAVQPVENTPATKAQVFEKTQKMNPREVISDPHILITTQLNPVTCNRSETEQAAGVVPNAPPEEQVDRELEEWVAETRKKRGAALDLPTVMQACPEFASWARNMGGYLKDWGDLHRVAGQLRPMIGVSEHAWNLAQVRLGPQIATAALVLTFDKHCAGEVASPGGYLRGIVQKAGAGELHLERSFYGRLSGQAA; encoded by the coding sequence ATGAAACATACAGGTTGGCGCAAGCCGACACCGGGTCTTGGCATTGCAGAGCAGCTTGCCCAAGCCGGTGAACAGTTAGCTGTACCCAAGACGCGGGCCTTCGTGGCCGTAAAGCGGGTCGGTGCATACATTGGCCTCAAGGCCGGAGACATGATGCTCCTCGACACGCTCGGGGCCTTTACTCAGGCCCAGGACTGGGAGGAGGGGCAGCGCCCGATCGTCTGGGCATCAAACGCCTATCTGATGGAGCAGACGGGCTTCTCGCTCTCGGCTCTCAAACGCCATGCGCGACGGCTGGCCGAGATCGGCGTGATCTCCTTCCAGGACAGCCCGAACGGCAAGCGGTGGGGGCGCAGGGACGCCGATGGGCGCATTATCGAGGCCTACGGCTTCGATCTGTCGCCGCTGTCGGCCCGTGTCGAGGAGTTCGAGGAGTTGCATGCCGATTTACAGGCCGAACGTGAGCTCTGTCAGCGCCTGAAGCGCCAGATCACGGTGGCACGACGGATGATCAGGGCGCGGATCGAGGCTGCCGTCAGCAACGCGCTGCGCGGGCCCTGGGCGCAGTTCACGGGGCTCTTCGAAGAGCTTTTGGACCGGCTTCCGCGCCGCCACGAAGCTTCCGAACAGCTTGTCCGGCTCTTGACCTGGTTCAAAGAGCTTCAGGAGCGTGTCGAGGCAGCTTACCTTAAGGCAACTGAGGCTGTCCAACCTGTGGAAAACACGCCTGCAACCAAGGCACAAGTCTTCGAAAAGACTCAAAAAATGAACCCCAGGGAGGTCATTTCTGACCCCCATATACTAATTACAACCCAACTAAATCCTGTAACCTGTAATCGCTCAGAAACTGAGCAAGCGGCGGGCGTGGTGCCAAATGCGCCACCGGAAGAGCAGGTTGATAGGGAGTTGGAAGAGTGGGTTGCTGAGACCCGCAAAAAACGTGGAGCAGCGCTTGATTTGCCGACTGTGATGCAGGCTTGTCCCGAATTCGCGTCCTGGGCGCGCAATATGGGCGGGTATCTCAAAGATTGGGGCGATCTGCACCGGGTTGCTGGCCAGTTGAGGCCAATGATTGGCGTCTCGGAGCATGCCTGGAACCTCGCGCAGGTTCGTCTTGGGCCTCAAATTGCAACCGCCGCGCTGGTTCTGACCTTCGATAAGCATTGCGCCGGCGAAGTCGCGTCTCCGGGCGGCTATCTCCGTGGTATTGTCCAGAAGGCCGGGGCAGGGGAGTTGCACCTCGAGCGTAGCTTCTACGGTAGGCTCAGCGGGCAGGCGGCGTAA
- a CDS encoding tyrosine-type recombinase/integrase has translation MLSDMSKMNEKSISDAPIGSSINEDDARDPTSSEALTLPSHVAGSGTLDRLAENARDYAKASTAENTNKAYAADWKHFARWCRLKGAEPLPPSPEMIGLYLTDLAAPTNGSPALSVSTLDRRLSGLAWNYAQRGFALDRKDRHIATVLAGIKRKHARPPVQKEAILPEDILAMVATLPYDLRGLRDRAILLLGYAGGLRRSEIISLDVGKDDTHDSGGWIEILGDGAVLTLNAKAGWREVEIGRGSSNQTCPVHALEQWLHFAKIDFGPVFVRTSRDGKKALEKRLNDKHVARLIKSTVLKSGIRAELPEKDRLALFSGHSLRAGLASSAEVDERYVQKQLGHASAEMTRRYQRRRDRFRVNLTKAAGL, from the coding sequence ATGCTCAGCGACATGTCAAAAATGAATGAGAAATCGATCTCAGACGCACCAATCGGGTCTTCCATCAACGAAGACGACGCGAGAGACCCGACATCCAGCGAGGCTCTGACCCTGCCCTCCCATGTGGCCGGCTCAGGTACGCTGGATCGACTGGCCGAGAACGCACGTGATTACGCCAAGGCCTCGACCGCCGAAAACACCAACAAGGCCTACGCCGCCGACTGGAAGCACTTTGCGCGTTGGTGCAGATTGAAAGGCGCGGAGCCCCTACCCCCGTCTCCAGAGATGATTGGTCTCTATCTGACGGACCTGGCCGCGCCGACCAATGGGTCCCCTGCCCTCTCGGTGAGCACCTTAGATCGCCGCCTTTCTGGGCTTGCCTGGAACTACGCGCAACGTGGGTTCGCGCTGGACCGCAAGGATCGCCACATCGCCACCGTCCTGGCCGGCATCAAGCGCAAACATGCGCGGCCACCGGTACAGAAAGAAGCGATCCTGCCGGAAGACATCCTCGCAATGGTGGCCACCCTGCCCTACGACCTGCGCGGCCTGCGTGACCGAGCCATCCTGCTCTTGGGATATGCTGGCGGGTTGCGCCGTTCTGAAATCATCAGCCTCGATGTCGGTAAAGACGATACGCATGATTCAGGCGGTTGGATCGAGATCCTCGGTGACGGTGCTGTGCTGACTCTGAATGCCAAAGCCGGTTGGCGCGAGGTGGAGATTGGCCGCGGTTCTTCGAACCAAACCTGCCCCGTTCATGCGCTGGAACAATGGCTGCATTTCGCGAAGATCGACTTCGGACCGGTCTTCGTCCGCACATCCCGCGACGGAAAGAAGGCCTTGGAAAAACGCCTCAACGACAAGCATGTCGCCCGCCTCATCAAATCCACCGTCCTGAAATCCGGCATTCGCGCCGAGCTGCCGGAAAAAGACCGCTTAGCGCTGTTTTCAGGCCATTCCTTGCGCGCCGGTCTCGCCAGCAGCGCGGAAGTCGACGAACGCTATGTCCAGAAGCAGCTCGGACACGCATCGGCCGAGATGACCCGCCGGTATCAACGCCGTCGCGACAGATTCCGGGTGAACCTGACCAAGGCCGCGGGGCTTTGA
- a CDS encoding DUF1403 family protein: protein MTFARPDHIVDLDTLPRMPAWVTSARAETLEDVAFLSGSALNHLHLMLGRAEVPQALFRDRLALRAAEACIAFSGRPERAGELRDAVHLLRPGDLPGPAGETSLAWRRAVERPVSIKALGRALPSFDLRQIAAWLDVGKGAPVTWAAKVLEAVLHEVPRADVVGLILADAALAQALGWDHLVPLLAPALKRADLRKHGEDLRLACHRALVSSAVEAVRLAADLERRTTHLKSVAPKLRAKGAGQAVELFLTSDAVAPSALPLPDRAARRLCDRLVDLGAVRELTGRDTFRLYGV from the coding sequence ATGACATTTGCCCGGCCGGATCACATCGTCGACCTCGACACGTTACCCCGGATGCCCGCCTGGGTCACCTCTGCACGCGCTGAAACCCTTGAAGATGTTGCGTTTTTGTCGGGTTCGGCGCTGAACCACCTGCATCTTATGTTGGGACGCGCGGAGGTGCCCCAAGCCTTGTTTCGGGACCGGCTCGCGCTGCGCGCGGCCGAGGCTTGTATCGCGTTCTCTGGGCGGCCGGAGCGGGCAGGGGAGCTGCGCGACGCGGTGCACCTGCTGCGACCCGGCGATCTGCCCGGACCGGCGGGCGAAACTAGCCTCGCCTGGCGACGCGCTGTGGAACGGCCGGTATCGATCAAGGCTCTGGGTCGAGCCTTGCCCAGCTTCGACCTCCGCCAAATTGCCGCGTGGCTTGATGTGGGGAAAGGGGCGCCGGTAACCTGGGCCGCGAAGGTGTTGGAGGCGGTACTGCACGAGGTGCCGCGCGCAGATGTAGTAGGACTGATCCTCGCGGATGCGGCCCTCGCTCAGGCACTCGGCTGGGATCATCTCGTGCCGCTTCTGGCCCCAGCCCTGAAACGCGCCGACCTGCGCAAGCATGGCGAAGACCTGCGTCTCGCCTGTCATCGGGCGCTCGTCTCATCGGCAGTCGAGGCCGTGCGCCTTGCCGCTGACCTCGAGCGCCGAACGACGCATCTGAAATCCGTCGCGCCGAAACTCCGGGCCAAGGGGGCAGGGCAGGCGGTCGAGTTGTTCCTGACCAGCGATGCGGTTGCCCCTTCGGCGCTGCCCTTGCCGGATCGCGCCGCGCGGCGGCTCTGCGATCGGTTGGTCGACCTCGGCGCTGTGCGCGAGCTGACCGGGCGGGACACCTTCCGGCTTTACGGGGTATAG
- a CDS encoding SMC-Scp complex subunit ScpB: MAKDRPELELDRELSDLPPELRWREWMRRIEAVLFASASPVPREDLARVVGQAASVELLVEDLAADLEGRAFEIARVTGGWMFRTRAAYAPAIRAAADVGNQFLDLSEFDVAVLAAIAYHQPITRDGLKDIFGKEISRDLIGRLHSRNLIGTGPKSPRRGAPYTFVTTEQFLVAFGLESLHDLPDREQLEDAGVVG, translated from the coding sequence ATGGCCAAGGATCGCCCCGAACTTGAGCTTGACCGCGAGTTGTCCGATCTGCCGCCCGAGCTGCGCTGGCGGGAATGGATGCGCCGGATCGAGGCCGTGCTCTTCGCCAGTGCCTCGCCAGTGCCGCGCGAAGACCTTGCCCGCGTGGTGGGGCAGGCGGCTTCGGTCGAATTGCTGGTCGAGGACCTTGCCGCCGATCTGGAAGGGCGGGCCTTCGAGATCGCTCGGGTCACTGGCGGCTGGATGTTCCGGACGCGGGCCGCCTACGCGCCCGCGATCCGCGCAGCGGCAGATGTCGGGAACCAGTTTCTGGATCTGAGCGAGTTCGACGTCGCGGTCCTGGCCGCCATCGCCTACCATCAACCGATCACCCGCGACGGGCTCAAGGACATCTTCGGCAAGGAGATCAGCCGCGACCTGATAGGGCGGCTGCATTCGCGCAACCTGATCGGGACCGGGCCAAAGTCGCCCAGGCGAGGGGCCCCCTATACCTTCGTCACCACCGAGCAGTTCCTGGTCGCTTTTGGGTTGGAGAGTCTGCACGATCTTCCCGATCGGGAGCAGTTGGAGGATGCGGGGGTTGTGGGGTAG
- a CDS encoding DUF4365 domain-containing protein, whose protein sequence is MNKKITASQRIGEIGEKAANLQFLRIGFQFDGRSRLEAGIDGIAEVMDDDQPTAKMIAVQVKATERGSYVGETDAGFTYRVRASDFDYWRGSNLPVILVLYRQSDDTFFWKSLENLVGEAERTLQFDKERDVLDGRAKNHLAALTVAKQGHGYYVPPLGGGEEAIINMVPLQLPEEIFVAQTQLSTQKALARMNKVRDGQRYDWMVDETSLWTFCDPLTTPVRDLVERDQVERIETDFLAQHDAVDQQYKFAGLLRHTLGHDFRDLLGWDRKKKQFYFLPTPGGVARKFRYLGAKQKTQADVVSVYQKSKGEGPIDYVRHHSFHPRFERLADQWYLIINPSYYFTSDGERALNYPDALLSGKKRLDTNNTVRGQVIMWHRLLSGMEFEDAGELLAPDTKTDRIIKFGDPPSIELPKSVPEDVWGAKAQKSKKPSGSNEQGSFDL, encoded by the coding sequence GTGAACAAGAAGATTACTGCCAGTCAGCGCATTGGCGAAATCGGGGAGAAGGCGGCTAATCTTCAATTCTTGCGAATTGGGTTCCAATTCGATGGGCGTTCACGGCTGGAAGCGGGGATAGACGGCATCGCTGAGGTGATGGACGATGATCAGCCGACAGCGAAGATGATTGCCGTTCAGGTCAAGGCTACTGAGCGTGGCAGCTATGTCGGCGAGACGGACGCCGGTTTCACCTATCGTGTCCGCGCTTCAGATTTCGACTACTGGCGCGGCTCCAACCTACCCGTGATCCTTGTTCTCTACAGGCAATCAGATGACACGTTCTTCTGGAAATCGCTCGAAAACCTCGTTGGCGAGGCCGAACGCACATTGCAGTTCGACAAGGAGCGCGACGTCTTGGACGGACGTGCGAAGAATCACCTCGCTGCCCTGACCGTCGCCAAGCAAGGACACGGTTACTACGTCCCGCCACTTGGGGGAGGGGAGGAAGCGATCATCAACATGGTGCCATTGCAGCTTCCTGAGGAAATCTTCGTCGCACAGACACAGCTCTCTACCCAGAAGGCGCTCGCCCGGATGAATAAGGTCCGGGACGGCCAGCGGTACGATTGGATGGTCGATGAAACCTCGCTTTGGACATTCTGCGACCCACTAACCACACCCGTTCGCGACCTGGTCGAACGGGATCAGGTCGAACGGATCGAAACCGACTTTCTGGCACAACACGACGCAGTGGATCAGCAATACAAATTTGCGGGTCTGTTGCGACATACTCTGGGCCATGACTTTCGGGATTTGCTTGGATGGGACCGAAAGAAAAAGCAGTTCTACTTCTTGCCAACACCTGGAGGCGTCGCGCGCAAGTTTCGCTATCTTGGTGCGAAGCAGAAGACACAGGCAGACGTTGTCAGCGTCTATCAGAAGTCGAAGGGGGAGGGGCCCATCGACTATGTGCGGCACCATTCATTCCATCCCCGGTTCGAGCGCTTGGCGGACCAATGGTACCTGATCATCAACCCATCCTACTATTTCACTTCGGATGGAGAGCGCGCGCTCAACTATCCGGATGCCTTGTTGTCCGGGAAGAAGCGCCTCGACACAAACAACACCGTTCGAGGCCAGGTGATCATGTGGCATCGATTGCTGTCAGGTATGGAATTTGAAGATGCCGGCGAACTGCTGGCACCCGACACCAAGACGGATCGTATCATCAAGTTTGGTGACCCGCCTTCCATCGAACTGCCAAAGAGTGTGCCCGAGGACGTGTGGGGCGCGAAGGCGCAGAAGTCGAAGAAGCCGTCCGGCTCGAATGAACAAGGCAGCTTTGACCTATGA
- a CDS encoding helix-turn-helix domain-containing protein, with the protein MSYAIEHIAESLKAARERKGISQRALSAKAGVPQSHISKIENGAVDLRLSSLVELARVLDLELTLVPRKKLPAVRAIIRGDDDGHRDVQSARKATNLLQRLDDQIAALPSETLSEIVVQELQRRARELMHFKLSADDVVQLQEASAAMQEFLSDPRNLEAVEQAQSQLRMLRNALAHGAGVSAPSLPRPAYRLDGDDHG; encoded by the coding sequence ATGAGTTACGCAATAGAGCACATCGCAGAGTCGCTCAAAGCCGCGCGGGAACGCAAAGGGATCTCTCAGCGCGCGCTCAGTGCGAAGGCTGGGGTTCCACAGAGCCACATCTCCAAGATCGAGAACGGGGCGGTCGATCTGCGTCTGTCCAGCCTGGTCGAGCTTGCACGTGTACTTGATCTGGAATTGACTCTGGTCCCGCGCAAGAAGCTGCCTGCCGTTCGGGCGATCATTCGCGGTGATGATGATGGTCACCGTGACGTTCAGAGCGCGCGTAAGGCGACGAACCTATTGCAGCGCCTTGATGACCAGATAGCAGCGCTTCCCAGTGAAACGCTCTCTGAGATTGTCGTTCAGGAGTTGCAGCGCCGGGCGCGCGAATTGATGCACTTCAAGCTTTCAGCCGATGATGTTGTTCAGTTGCAAGAAGCGTCTGCTGCCATGCAGGAGTTCCTGAGCGATCCGCGCAATCTGGAAGCGGTCGAGCAGGCGCAGAGCCAGTTGCGCATGCTGCGCAACGCACTCGCCCATGGGGCGGGTGTATCTGCACCATCCTTACCGCGTCCGGCCTATCGTCTGGATGGTGACGATCATGGCTGA
- a CDS encoding type II toxin-antitoxin system HipA family toxin, protein MMADVSVLEVLLYGEPIGTLTRVSGDTSLFAFSEGYVADAGRPVLSLGFKNELGELTTDFGTQNMHLLPFFSNLLPEGHMRDYLAERAGVKPVREFFLLWVLGEDLPGAVTVRPADGEAWPPDADDGEDHHDDHRDQALRFSLAGVQLKFSALGDKQGGLAIPAKGVGGSWIVKLPAQGFDAVPENEFSMMTLARLCGMDVPPIRLIDVADIGNLPEGMDKVSGQALAVERFDRLSDGSAVHIEDFAQVFRVYPKDKYEKASQRNIAQVLAAECGEADIAEFIRRLTFNVLIGNADMHLKNWSLIYPDRRQAALAPCYDFVSTIAYIDDDKAALTFSRTKKFSGFSKDELSHLAANAGLSEKLVLGTARETVARFHEHWQAEKGNLPLTADAIKAIEAHLHTVPIA, encoded by the coding sequence ATCATGGCTGATGTCAGTGTCCTTGAAGTCCTGCTCTACGGAGAGCCGATAGGTACGTTGACGCGGGTCAGCGGTGATACCTCGCTCTTTGCTTTCTCTGAAGGCTATGTCGCCGATGCGGGCAGGCCGGTTCTGAGCCTCGGTTTCAAGAATGAGCTTGGGGAACTGACCACTGATTTCGGTACGCAGAACATGCACCTGCTGCCCTTCTTCTCCAATCTTCTGCCCGAAGGTCACATGCGAGACTATCTCGCCGAGCGCGCGGGCGTGAAGCCCGTCCGTGAATTTTTCCTGCTCTGGGTTCTCGGCGAGGACCTTCCCGGTGCGGTCACTGTTCGGCCCGCCGATGGTGAGGCGTGGCCCCCCGACGCTGATGATGGTGAAGATCATCACGATGATCATCGAGATCAGGCGCTGAGGTTCTCGCTGGCAGGCGTTCAGTTGAAGTTCTCGGCTTTGGGAGACAAACAAGGCGGTCTTGCGATTCCGGCCAAGGGGGTCGGCGGCTCCTGGATCGTCAAGTTGCCAGCGCAAGGCTTCGATGCTGTCCCCGAGAATGAATTCTCGATGATGACGCTCGCGCGTCTCTGCGGCATGGATGTTCCGCCGATAAGGCTGATCGATGTTGCCGACATCGGCAACCTGCCCGAGGGCATGGATAAGGTCAGCGGTCAGGCGCTGGCGGTCGAAAGATTTGACCGTCTAAGTGATGGCAGCGCTGTTCACATTGAAGACTTCGCGCAGGTCTTTCGCGTTTATCCCAAGGACAAGTACGAGAAGGCAAGCCAGCGCAACATCGCACAGGTACTGGCCGCTGAATGCGGAGAGGCCGACATCGCCGAGTTTATCCGGCGGCTGACTTTCAATGTGCTGATCGGCAATGCCGACATGCACCTCAAGAACTGGTCGCTGATCTATCCGGATCGTAGGCAGGCAGCGCTCGCGCCGTGTTACGATTTTGTTTCGACCATTGCCTACATAGACGACGACAAGGCGGCGCTCACCTTTAGCCGCACCAAGAAGTTCTCCGGGTTCTCGAAGGACGAGCTGTCGCACCTGGCTGCAAACGCCGGTTTATCCGAGAAGCTGGTTCTGGGAACCGCACGCGAGACTGTCGCGCGCTTCCATGAGCACTGGCAGGCCGAAAAGGGAAACCTGCCGCTGACCGCGGATGCGATCAAGGCGATCGAAGCCCATTTGCACACAGTGCCGATAGCGTAG
- a CDS encoding reverse transcriptase domain-containing protein, producing the protein MRTWNSQRYFAEGLAAGVDESILNNAIATAEHTLRQPSPGPPILTLGHLGHLAGVDVGILKTYASRQDADPYREFSIRKRPIPGQPPRYRTIAVPEPPLLRVQTWIASEVLRHAPCHSASTAFAPGSRLAQAAARHCRAVWMVKIDLRNFFESLTEIDVHRVFLERGYQPLVAFELARLCTRLRDKHRNDTAVLPQRRTPKFRHSSLTSLYPRDLLGVLPQGAPTSPMLANLAVRDLDERLTAIAKTFGVRYSRYADDLTFSTTRKSFGRSRAHDLVGRVYETLAARGLAPNQSKTTIVSPGARKVVLGLLVDGDTPKLTRDFRSRLRKHLYHISAPDQGPVQHAARRGFASVEGLRQHLLGLIAFAGQIDPVYAAKCRAILDSSDWSQTRR; encoded by the coding sequence ATGCGAACGTGGAACTCTCAACGCTACTTCGCCGAAGGCCTTGCGGCAGGAGTGGATGAATCCATCCTCAATAATGCAATCGCGACAGCTGAACACACATTGCGGCAGCCAAGTCCCGGCCCGCCGATCCTCACCCTTGGCCATCTGGGGCATTTGGCGGGCGTCGATGTCGGTATTTTGAAAACATATGCCTCAAGGCAGGATGCGGACCCTTATCGGGAGTTCTCGATCCGCAAGCGCCCGATCCCGGGCCAACCTCCGCGCTATCGAACAATTGCCGTGCCTGAGCCGCCCTTGCTGAGAGTCCAGACTTGGATCGCGTCCGAAGTCCTGCGCCACGCACCCTGCCATTCGGCGAGCACGGCGTTTGCACCAGGGTCTCGGTTGGCCCAGGCCGCGGCGCGCCACTGCCGCGCAGTTTGGATGGTCAAGATTGATCTGCGGAACTTCTTCGAATCGCTGACTGAAATCGACGTGCATCGGGTGTTTTTGGAGCGGGGCTACCAGCCGCTGGTCGCGTTTGAGCTTGCGCGCTTGTGCACCCGTCTCCGCGACAAACATCGCAACGATACTGCTGTCTTGCCTCAGCGACGAACGCCCAAGTTTCGGCACTCGTCCTTGACATCGCTTTATCCACGAGACCTGCTTGGCGTCTTGCCGCAAGGCGCACCAACCAGTCCAATGTTGGCCAATCTCGCAGTGCGCGACCTAGATGAAAGACTGACTGCTATCGCGAAGACCTTCGGCGTCCGATACTCGCGCTATGCAGACGATCTCACCTTTTCAACGACACGAAAGTCGTTTGGAAGATCCCGCGCACATGATCTGGTAGGGCGAGTCTATGAGACCCTGGCTGCTCGAGGACTGGCGCCGAACCAATCCAAGACGACGATTGTTTCTCCGGGAGCACGGAAAGTCGTGCTCGGCCTTTTGGTGGACGGAGACACGCCGAAGCTGACCCGCGATTTCCGCTCGCGGCTTCGAAAGCACCTGTATCACATAAGCGCTCCCGATCAGGGGCCGGTTCAACATGCAGCGCGGCGCGGATTCGCCTCCGTTGAAGGCCTCCGCCAACATCTGTTGGGCCTGATCGCGTTCGCCGGTCAGATCGATCCGGTCTATGCGGCGAAATGTCGGGCGATTTTAGACTCGTCAGATTGGTCGCAGACAAGGAGGTGA